The proteins below come from a single Plantactinospora sp. KBS50 genomic window:
- a CDS encoding thioesterase family protein, translating into MEQQRTDATFPPGLGARVELTVTDSDTAQALGSGDVPVLGTPRVLALAEAATVAATASRMPPGQTTVGVRVELDHRLPTPIGRTVTAQARLATVDGRRLLFEVTVADGTETVAEARVERALVDRQRFVERALRPA; encoded by the coding sequence ATGGAACAGCAGCGGACCGATGCCACCTTCCCGCCGGGGCTGGGTGCCCGGGTGGAGCTGACCGTGACGGACTCCGACACGGCCCAGGCGCTCGGGTCGGGCGACGTGCCGGTGCTGGGCACGCCGCGGGTGCTCGCCCTGGCCGAGGCCGCGACCGTGGCGGCGACGGCGTCCCGGATGCCGCCCGGTCAGACCACCGTGGGGGTCCGGGTTGAGCTGGACCACCGGCTGCCCACGCCGATCGGCCGGACGGTGACCGCGCAGGCCCGACTGGCCACGGTGGACGGCCGGCGGCTGCTGTTCGAGGTGACGGTGGCCGACGGCACCGAGACGGTGGCCGAGGCCCGGGTGGAGCGGGCGCTGGTGGACCGCCAGCGGTTCGTCGAGCGGGCGCTGCGGCCGGCATGA
- a CDS encoding MBL fold metallo-hydrolase, with protein sequence MTRDIAFAEVSDRVFVLRHPVFDVSVTLVPGDAAALVVDTLSTTDQAVALAAAVRRVTPLPLILVNTHHHFDHCFGNAALADDPSRPVWAHEAAARLLRDDPDRVRREGYDAAVAIDPELAAEIAATPVLPPDRTVHQESEIDLGGRVVLLRHPGRGHTAGDLVVAVPDADVLVAGDLIEESGPPDFTDGYPLEWPDTLDALLASASPGTVLVPGHGAPLSPERARAQQADLAALAWLIRDGHADRQPAEAVAARAPFDAATALVAVRRGYAELAGDT encoded by the coding sequence ATGACCCGGGACATCGCGTTCGCCGAGGTGAGCGACCGGGTGTTCGTGCTGCGGCATCCGGTGTTCGACGTCTCCGTCACGCTCGTCCCGGGGGATGCCGCCGCGCTGGTGGTCGACACCCTCTCCACCACCGACCAGGCCGTCGCGCTGGCCGCCGCGGTACGCCGGGTAACCCCGCTCCCGCTGATCCTGGTCAACACCCACCACCACTTCGACCACTGCTTCGGCAACGCCGCGCTGGCCGACGACCCGAGCCGGCCGGTGTGGGCGCACGAGGCCGCGGCGCGGCTGCTGCGCGACGACCCCGACCGGGTCCGCCGGGAGGGGTACGACGCCGCCGTGGCCATCGATCCGGAGCTGGCCGCCGAGATCGCGGCCACCCCGGTGCTCCCGCCGGACCGGACCGTGCACCAGGAGTCCGAGATCGACCTCGGCGGGCGGGTGGTGCTGCTGCGGCACCCCGGGCGCGGGCACACCGCCGGGGACCTGGTGGTCGCGGTGCCGGACGCGGACGTCCTGGTCGCCGGCGACCTGATCGAGGAGAGCGGTCCGCCGGACTTCACCGACGGCTACCCGCTGGAGTGGCCGGACACGCTTGACGCGCTGCTCGCCTCCGCGTCCCCGGGCACCGTGCTCGTCCCCGGCCACGGCGCGCCGCTGTCCCCCGAGCGGGCTCGGGCGCAGCAGGCCGACCTGGCGGCGCTGGCCTGGCTGATCCGGGACGGCCACGCCGACCGCCAGCCGGCCGAGGCGGTCGCGGCCCGGGCACCGTTCGACGCCGCCACGGCGCTCGTCGCGGTCCGCCGCGGCTACGCGGAGTTGGCCGGCGACACCTGA
- a CDS encoding PfkB family carbohydrate kinase yields MFDPNVRPSLLPGPDAMAGLRSVVAEFAAGAHLVKLSGADLALLYPDEPVPEAAARLRALGARTVVVTLGAAGALVLADETAVRVPAPRVAAVDATGAGDSVMAALGADLLADGPVPEPSGWPDRVAFALRVAGLVCESPGGAASMPTRAEVAARFPG; encoded by the coding sequence GTGTTCGACCCGAACGTGCGGCCCAGCCTGCTGCCCGGGCCGGACGCCATGGCCGGACTGCGGTCCGTGGTGGCCGAGTTCGCCGCCGGCGCCCACCTGGTCAAGCTCAGCGGCGCGGACCTGGCGCTGCTGTACCCGGACGAGCCGGTGCCGGAGGCGGCGGCCCGGCTGCGGGCGCTGGGTGCGCGGACCGTCGTGGTCACCCTCGGCGCGGCCGGTGCGCTGGTGCTGGCGGACGAAACGGCGGTACGGGTACCGGCTCCCCGGGTGGCCGCGGTCGACGCGACCGGCGCCGGCGACTCGGTGATGGCGGCGCTCGGGGCCGATCTGCTGGCCGACGGGCCGGTGCCGGAGCCGTCCGGGTGGCCGGACCGGGTCGCCTTCGCGCTGCGGGTGGCCGGCCTGGTGTGCGAGTCACCCGGCGGCGCCGCGTCGATGCCCACCCGCGCCGAGGTGGCCGCCCGGTTCCCCGGCTGA
- a CDS encoding lytic polysaccharide monooxygenase, whose translation MNRVRRAAALAVVAATGAAAVALLMPQAASAHGAAMNPGARTYLCWKDGLTTTGEIKPNNPACAAAVAISGTNSLYNWFSVLRSDAGGRTSGFIEDGQLCSAGNPNFLGYDLARTDWPITHLTSGRTMEFDYSNWAHHPGTFYFYVTKDTWSPTRPLAWSDLEEQPFLTVTNPPSIGGPGTADGHYYFNGTLPSNKSGRHLIYSRWVRSDSQENFFGCSDVTFDGGNGEVTGMGPGGSTPTPTPTATSSPTPTPTPTATSSPTPTPTPTATSSPTPTPTPTMPSPGTGTCMAIYKVTSSWSGGFQGEVEIMNHSAGTWSHWTATWTWPSGQTITQVWNGTLTTSGSTVSVSNVSYNGTVVPEGTTSFGFLANTTGTNTLPTVTCTGA comes from the coding sequence ATGAATCGTGTACGCAGGGCCGCGGCGCTCGCCGTCGTGGCCGCCACCGGCGCCGCCGCGGTCGCGCTGCTGATGCCGCAGGCGGCCTCGGCGCACGGCGCCGCGATGAACCCCGGCGCCCGTACCTATCTGTGTTGGAAGGACGGGCTCACCACCACCGGTGAGATCAAGCCCAACAATCCGGCCTGTGCGGCCGCGGTCGCGATCAGCGGCACCAACTCGCTCTACAACTGGTTCAGCGTGCTCCGCTCGGACGCCGGCGGGCGCACCTCGGGGTTCATCGAGGACGGCCAGTTGTGCAGCGCGGGCAACCCCAACTTCCTCGGGTACGACCTGGCCCGCACCGACTGGCCGATCACGCACCTGACCTCCGGTCGGACGATGGAGTTCGACTACAGCAACTGGGCCCACCACCCGGGGACGTTCTACTTCTACGTCACCAAGGACACCTGGAGCCCCACCCGGCCGCTGGCCTGGAGTGACCTGGAGGAGCAGCCCTTCCTCACCGTGACCAACCCGCCGTCGATCGGCGGGCCGGGCACGGCGGACGGGCACTACTACTTCAACGGGACGCTGCCGTCGAACAAGAGCGGGCGGCACCTCATCTACTCCCGGTGGGTCCGCTCGGACAGCCAGGAGAACTTCTTCGGCTGCTCCGACGTGACCTTCGACGGCGGCAACGGCGAGGTCACCGGGATGGGTCCGGGCGGCAGCACGCCGACCCCGACGCCGACGGCCACCAGCAGCCCCACGCCCACCCCGACGCCGACGGCCACCAGCAGCCCCACGCCCACCCCGACGCCGACGGCCACCAGCAGCCCGACGCCGACGCCCACGCCGACCATGCCGTCACCGGGCACCGGCACCTGCATGGCCATCTACAAGGTGACCAGTTCCTGGAGCGGCGGCTTCCAGGGCGAGGTGGAGATCATGAACCATAGTGCCGGCACCTGGTCCCACTGGACCGCGACCTGGACCTGGCCCAGCGGCCAGACCATAACCCAGGTCTGGAACGGCACGCTGACCACCAGCGGCTCGACCGTGTCGGTCAGCAACGTCTCCTACAACGGCACCGTCGTGCCGGAGGGAACGACGTCGTTCGGCTTCCTGGCCAACACCACCGGAACGAACACGCTGCCCACGGTCACCTGCACCGGCGCCTGA
- the asnB gene encoding asparagine synthase (glutamine-hydrolyzing), with protein sequence MCGLLAFFSAHGNAGAHRDAVAGALECLHHRGPDETGVEVISEGAYSDAIFAHKRLAIIDVASSHEPLPYAAGRYLLTFNGEIYNYIELRDELTRTYGARFATSGDGEVIVAGYHYWGEQVLRKLRGMFAFVIWDRQERRAFGARDYFGIKPLHYLETADGFYLASEKKALLPFAPSAHAGDAGVDTANLSHYLTLQYVPEPGTLHQGISRIGSGEYLTWSPGGQTEVRRWYRPVFRPAPVDDEQRLYGQIRETLRESVRMHMRSDVPVGSFLSSGIDSTAVVALAREFNPNILTFTVGYDVPGYSEIEVAQDSARHLDVTTIPTKIGPQDMMDALPKIVWHLDDPVADPALVPLYFVARKAAEHVTVVLSGEGADEFFGGYTIYREPLSLGTVNGLPGGVQKGLRVVSRAIPQGVKGKSFLERGTTPIEARYYGNARMFTEEEKRHLLRRYDPSVRYTDVTAPIYAECTELDDVTKMQYVDLYTWLRGDILVKADRISMAHSLEVRVPFLDREVFDVASRIPVDLKLPPRSDATKYAMRQALDGVVPPAIVNRRKLGFPTPTRVWLRGEMYEWARHVIANSGAGELLDLPYALRLLDEHKREEADHSRKVWTVLVFCIWHAIFVSKTLDPGIRRNPSALLTKPVVGSMVR encoded by the coding sequence ATGTGCGGACTCCTGGCCTTTTTCAGCGCGCACGGCAACGCCGGTGCGCACCGCGACGCGGTCGCCGGAGCGCTGGAATGCCTCCACCATCGCGGCCCGGACGAGACCGGGGTGGAGGTGATCTCCGAGGGTGCCTACTCCGACGCGATCTTCGCGCACAAGCGGTTGGCGATCATCGACGTCGCCTCCAGCCACGAGCCGCTGCCGTACGCCGCCGGGCGCTACCTGCTGACCTTCAACGGCGAGATCTACAACTACATCGAGCTGCGCGACGAGCTGACCCGCACCTACGGCGCCCGGTTCGCGACCTCCGGCGACGGCGAGGTGATCGTCGCGGGTTACCACTACTGGGGCGAGCAGGTGCTCCGCAAGCTGCGCGGGATGTTCGCCTTCGTCATCTGGGACCGGCAGGAACGCCGCGCGTTCGGCGCCCGGGACTACTTCGGGATCAAGCCGCTGCACTACCTGGAGACCGCCGACGGCTTCTACCTGGCCTCGGAGAAGAAGGCCCTGCTGCCGTTCGCGCCGTCCGCCCACGCCGGGGACGCCGGGGTGGACACCGCCAACCTGTCGCACTACCTCACCCTCCAGTACGTCCCGGAGCCCGGCACCCTGCACCAGGGGATCAGCCGGATCGGCTCGGGGGAGTACCTCACCTGGAGCCCGGGCGGCCAGACCGAGGTCCGCCGCTGGTACCGGCCGGTGTTCCGGCCCGCGCCGGTGGACGACGAGCAGCGGCTGTACGGGCAGATCCGGGAGACGTTGCGGGAGAGCGTCCGGATGCACATGCGCTCGGACGTGCCGGTCGGGTCGTTCCTGTCCAGCGGCATCGACTCCACCGCGGTGGTCGCGCTGGCCCGGGAGTTCAACCCGAACATCCTGACCTTCACGGTCGGCTACGACGTGCCGGGGTACTCGGAGATCGAGGTGGCCCAGGACTCGGCCCGGCACCTGGACGTGACCACGATCCCCACCAAGATCGGTCCGCAGGACATGATGGATGCGCTGCCGAAGATCGTCTGGCACCTGGACGATCCGGTCGCCGACCCGGCCCTGGTGCCGCTCTACTTCGTGGCCCGCAAGGCCGCCGAACACGTCACGGTGGTGCTCTCCGGGGAGGGCGCCGACGAGTTCTTCGGCGGCTACACGATCTACCGCGAGCCGCTCTCGCTGGGCACCGTCAACGGCCTGCCCGGGGGCGTGCAGAAGGGACTGCGGGTGGTCTCGCGGGCGATCCCGCAGGGCGTCAAGGGCAAGAGCTTCCTCGAACGCGGGACCACCCCGATCGAGGCACGCTACTACGGCAACGCCCGGATGTTCACCGAGGAGGAGAAGCGCCACCTGCTGCGCCGGTACGACCCCTCGGTGCGCTACACCGACGTGACCGCGCCGATCTACGCCGAGTGCACCGAACTGGACGACGTCACCAAGATGCAGTACGTCGACCTGTACACCTGGTTGCGCGGCGACATCCTGGTCAAGGCCGACCGGATCTCGATGGCGCACTCGCTGGAGGTGCGGGTGCCGTTCCTGGACCGGGAGGTGTTCGACGTGGCGTCCCGGATCCCGGTGGACCTGAAGCTGCCGCCGCGTTCGGACGCCACCAAGTACGCCATGCGGCAGGCTCTCGACGGCGTGGTCCCGCCGGCCATCGTCAACCGGCGCAAGCTGGGCTTCCCCACCCCGACCCGGGTCTGGCTGCGCGGCGAGATGTACGAGTGGGCCCGGCACGTGATCGCCAACTCCGGGGCCGGCGAGCTGCTGGACCTGCCGTACGCGCTGCGGCTGCTGGACGAGCACAAGCGGGAGGAGGCCGACCACTCCCGCAAGGTGTGGACGGTGCTGGTGTTCTGCATCTGGCACGCGATCTTCGTGTCGAAGACCCTCGACCCGGGCATCCGGCGCAACCCGTCGGCGCTGCTCACCAAGCCGGTGGTCGGCAGCATGGTCCGCTGA
- a CDS encoding aminopeptidase P family protein: MGEERREQQVTPEGTESHDPDFPEKFLEFMRSGWRDTTLPVGPRPEVPNYAKRRSALAAAFPGETLVIPSGHEKVRANDTAYPFRPGSDFVYLTGDHAPDSVLVLRSTGSGFDATLYLRPRTGRDSDEFFRSRHGELWVGRRHALSEAATELGVQTADLAELPGALADLPPRRTRVLRGLDPGVDASVRPYDEPGRPAETPPRDRELAAVIAEQKLVKDEWELAQLQDAVDATVRGFEDVARVLPADRAVRERLLEGVFALRARHDGNGIGYGSIVGASEHATTLHWEQNTGRTRPGDLLLMDMGVENRHLYTADVTRVLPVNGRFSPLQRQVYQAVYAAQQAGIDAVRPGVAFKDVHRASMRVLAQALSDLGLLPVSADEAMDETSTIYRRWTLHGTSHMLGIDVHDCANARKERYKDGDLGEGYVLTVEPGLYFQPEDELVPEELRGIGVRIEDDVLVTATGAVNLSAGLPRDADEVETWLAEQREAGPRLPD, translated from the coding sequence ATGGGCGAGGAGCGGCGGGAACAACAGGTGACGCCGGAAGGTACCGAATCGCACGATCCGGACTTCCCGGAGAAGTTTCTGGAGTTCATGCGCTCCGGCTGGCGGGACACCACCCTGCCGGTCGGCCCGCGCCCCGAGGTGCCGAACTACGCCAAGCGCCGCTCGGCGCTCGCGGCGGCCTTCCCGGGCGAGACCCTGGTGATCCCGAGCGGCCACGAGAAGGTCCGGGCCAACGACACCGCCTACCCGTTCCGGCCGGGCAGCGACTTCGTGTACCTCACCGGTGATCACGCCCCGGACAGCGTGCTGGTGCTGCGCAGCACCGGCTCCGGCTTCGACGCCACGCTGTACCTTCGCCCGCGCACCGGCCGCGACAGCGACGAGTTCTTCCGCAGCCGGCACGGCGAGCTGTGGGTGGGCCGCCGGCACGCCCTCTCCGAGGCCGCCACCGAGCTGGGCGTACAGACCGCCGACCTGGCCGAGCTGCCCGGCGCGCTGGCCGACCTCCCGCCGCGCCGGACCCGGGTGCTGCGCGGCCTCGACCCGGGGGTGGACGCGTCCGTACGGCCGTACGACGAGCCCGGCCGCCCGGCCGAGACCCCGCCCCGGGACCGCGAGCTGGCCGCGGTGATCGCCGAACAGAAGCTGGTCAAGGACGAGTGGGAGCTGGCCCAGCTCCAGGACGCGGTGGACGCCACCGTCCGCGGCTTCGAGGACGTGGCCCGGGTGCTGCCCGCCGACCGGGCGGTCCGGGAGCGGCTGCTGGAGGGCGTCTTCGCGCTGCGCGCCCGGCACGACGGCAACGGCATCGGGTACGGCTCCATCGTCGGCGCCAGCGAGCACGCCACGACCCTGCACTGGGAGCAGAACACCGGCCGGACCCGCCCGGGTGACCTGCTGCTGATGGACATGGGTGTGGAGAACCGGCACCTCTACACCGCCGACGTCACCCGGGTGCTCCCGGTGAACGGCCGGTTCAGCCCGCTCCAGCGGCAGGTCTACCAGGCCGTGTATGCGGCGCAGCAGGCCGGCATCGACGCCGTCCGGCCGGGCGTCGCGTTCAAGGACGTGCACCGCGCCTCGATGCGGGTCCTGGCGCAGGCGCTGTCCGATCTCGGCCTGCTGCCGGTGAGCGCGGACGAGGCGATGGACGAGACGTCCACCATCTACCGCCGGTGGACCCTGCACGGCACCAGCCACATGCTCGGCATCGACGTGCACGACTGCGCGAACGCCCGCAAGGAGCGGTACAAGGACGGCGACCTCGGCGAGGGCTACGTGCTCACCGTCGAGCCCGGGCTGTACTTCCAGCCGGAGGACGAGCTGGTGCCCGAGGAACTGCGCGGCATCGGCGTACGCATCGAGGACGACGTACTGGTGACCGCGACCGGCGCGGTGAACCTGTCGGCCGGCCTGCCCCGGGACGCCGACGAGGTGGAGACCTGGCTGGCCGAGCAGCGCGAGGCCGGCCCCCGCCTGCCCGACTGA
- a CDS encoding M23 family metallopeptidase, which produces MRFRVASVLTVGLTLVAAVLVPASPAAAAPTFRVPFPCNQTWSGQTRSNHSPPYAIDFNRANDAGKPVKASAPGTVDVVANLGDTSYGKYVRINHGNGYTTYYAHLSSFNTKVGASVGYGKTIGYVGTTGNSTGPHLHYEQRLNGSAIKARFNGNLALYFGTKNYTRTVGC; this is translated from the coding sequence ATGCGTTTCCGCGTGGCAAGTGTTCTCACGGTCGGCCTGACCCTGGTCGCCGCGGTCCTGGTTCCGGCGTCCCCGGCAGCGGCGGCACCCACGTTCCGGGTGCCGTTCCCCTGCAACCAGACCTGGTCCGGGCAGACCAGGAGCAACCACAGCCCGCCGTACGCCATCGACTTCAACCGGGCCAACGACGCCGGCAAGCCGGTGAAGGCCAGCGCCCCCGGCACCGTGGACGTGGTCGCGAACCTGGGCGACACCAGCTACGGCAAGTACGTCCGCATCAACCACGGCAACGGGTACACCACGTACTACGCCCACCTCAGCAGCTTCAACACCAAGGTCGGTGCGAGCGTCGGCTACGGCAAGACCATCGGGTACGTCGGCACCACCGGCAACTCCACCGGCCCGCACCTGCACTACGAGCAGCGCCTGAACGGCAGTGCCATCAAGGCGCGGTTCAACGGCAACCTGGCGCTCTACTTCGGAACCAAGAACTACACGCGGACGGTCGGCTGCTGA